The Desulfocurvibacter africanus subsp. africanus DSM 2603 nucleotide sequence CCTTGATTCTATATGGAAAAACGCTAAAAGGTGCAACCTCGCCGCTCGTGCCCACGATAATTGCCAGGTCGGCCCGCGCCACCAGCCTCTCGGCCTCCTGCATGGCCTGCTCGGGGATGGCCTCTCCGAAGAAGACCACCTCCGGCCGGATGACCCCGCCGCAATGAGCACAGGTCCAGGGGATGTCCGCCCTGGTCAGCTTCGCCACTCGCCCGACGTCGCCAGCAGCCCGACAGCTATTGCAATAAAAGGACCGGCAATGTCCATGGAATTCCACGACGCGCTTGGAGCCGGCTCGCTGGTGCAGGCTGTCGATATTCTGTGTGATGATTGCCTGCAGGCAGCCTGCGCGCTCCAATTCGGCCAAGGCTTCGTGTGCAGGATTCGGAACCGCGCGAACGAAAACTTGCACGGCTTCCAACAAAAATTGCCACACCCCCAAGGGGTTGCGGCGCAGAGCCTTGTCCGTGGCGACCTCCATGGGGTCGAAGCGGGACCACAAGCCGCCTGGGCTGCGAAAATCCGGGATGCCGCTGGCCACGGAGATGCCCGCGCCCGTTAGGGCCACGGGGAAAACAGCCCGGCTCCAGATTTCGGCTGCGGCGTCGATGGCCTCAAGAATCGTTCTGTCCATGGAGTATCCTTGGACCGACGTAGAAGGGATCGACTGGCAAGAGCAGTCTAAAGCATTTTGCATTTCAGACGCTCCCTTCGGCGTTGACGGCGGAATTACATTCCGCCTACGCCTGCGGGGCGGCAAGCCATGCCGACGCATGGCTTGCAGAGCATTTTCAAAAGCAAAATGCTCTAACGGGCTCGCGCCACCTGGGCCAGCCGGGCCGAGTTTTCCTCGGCGCGGCGGTATTCATCCAGGGACAGGCCCGCGCCCAGGGCGATCTTCTTGCGCATTTCCCGCGACACGAGATCACCTGGCTCATGGGCGTCGTTGTCGATGACCAACAGGGCTCCGGCCTCGCGGGCCAGCACGGCCACATGGCCATTGGTCAGACTGTGGCCCTTGCGGGTGGTGATTTCCAGGTGCACCCCGCGTTCGGCGGCCAGGGCTGCCTCCTGGGGCGTGATGAGCCCCGGGTGGGCCAGCACGTCGCAG carries:
- a CDS encoding SIR2 family NAD-dependent protein deacylase, coding for MDRTILEAIDAAAEIWSRAVFPVALTGAGISVASGIPDFRSPGGLWSRFDPMEVATDKALRRNPLGVWQFLLEAVQVFVRAVPNPAHEALAELERAGCLQAIITQNIDSLHQRAGSKRVVEFHGHCRSFYCNSCRAAGDVGRVAKLTRADIPWTCAHCGGVIRPEVVFFGEAIPEQAMQEAERLVARADLAIIVGTSGEVAPFSVFPYRIKAMGGRVIEINLGPTAYGRLSDVRIDAPAERVLPELARRILKPHAPAIS